In Raphanus sativus cultivar WK10039 chromosome 5, ASM80110v3, whole genome shotgun sequence, the following proteins share a genomic window:
- the LOC108834368 gene encoding GDSL esterase/lipase At2g04570, with protein sequence MGNIKSLFTLLFFIITTSLAVTFAGKIPAIIVFGDSTVDAGNNNYIPTVARSNFEPYGRDFVGGKPTGRFCNGKIATDFMSEAIGLKPIIPAYLDPSYNISDFATGVTFASAATGYDNATSDVLSVLPLWKQLEYYKEYQTKLEAYQGKDQATETITNSLYLISVGTNDFLENYFAFPGRSSQYSVDLYQDFLAGIAKEFVKKLHGLGARKISLGGLPPMGCMPLERATNIGTGGECVGRFNDIAVQFNGKLERLVEKLSKELSGSVLVFSNPYEPFMRIIKNPSSFGFEVAAAACCATGMFEMGYSCQRNNPFTCSNADKYVFWDSFHPTQKTHRIMANFLMNDTFSDFL encoded by the exons ATGGGAAACATCAAAAGTCTTTTCACACTTCTCTTCTTCATAATAACTACGTCGCTAGCAGTAACGTTTGCCGGTAAAATACCCGCCATCATCGTGTTTGGCGACTCAACCGTTGATGCGGGTAACAACAACTACATCCCAACAGTGGCAAGAAGCAACTTTGAGCCATACGGACGGGACTTTGTTGGTGGGAAACCGACTGGGAGGTTTTGTAATGGAAAGATTGCGACGGACTTTATGTCGGAAGCCATAGGGCTCAAACCAATAATTCCGGCATACTTGGATCCTTCTTACAACATTTCAGATTTTGCAACAGGTGTTACTTTTGCTTCTGCTGCCACCGGCTACGACAACGCCACTTCCGATGTGCTG TCGGTTCTACCACTGTGGAAACAACTTGAATACTACAAAGAATACCAAACAAAACTAGAAGCATaccaaggaaaagaccaagccACAGAAACGATAACCAACTCTCTGTACCTCATAAGCGTAGGGACCAACGACTTCCTGGAGAACTACTTTGCCTTTCCTGGACGTTCTTCTCAATACTCGGTCGATCTTTACCAAGATTTTCTAGCTGGAATCGCCAAAGAGTTTGTGAAGAAGCTACACGGACTTGGAGCTAGAAAGATTTCACTAGGTGGATTGCCTCCAATGGGATGTATGCCTTTAGAGAGAGCCACCAACATTGGCACGGGAGGTGAGTGCGTTGGACGCTTTAACGACATTGCGGTCCAGTTCAACGGCAAGCTTGAGAGGCTTGTTGAGAAGCTGAGCAAAGAGCTTTCTGGTTCCGTCCTTGTTTTTTCAAATCCCTATGAACCATTTATGCGAATCATCAAGAACCCTTCCTCTTTTGGGTTCGAGGTGGCCGCAGCTGCTTGCTGTGCGACGGGGATGTTCGAGATGGGTTATAGTTGCCAAAGGAATAACCCATTCACATGTTCAAACGCAGACAAGTATGTGTTTTGGGACTCATTTCATCCAACACAGAAGACTCATCGCATCATGGCCAATTTTCTCATGAACGACACATTCTCTGACTTCCTGTAA